GTAAATCGGTGATCGCGCAAGTTTCATATTGATAACCTTGTGAACCAGTCTATATATAGCCTTATATAAGTACTGCTCTATCAAACTTAAGATTGGTGGCCTTCTTCGGTAACTAGGGGATAAGGGGCTTCGTCCTACACGATGCTCCTgtcgtttctttttttcatttcttttttcgcCCAGCGGGAAGTACGCGGAAaacaagaaacaaaaaaaaaataaaaaaataaaaaataaaacagaAACTAAaatctgatgatgaaattgatattcaattggagaaagaagaaagatcttgtttaatttgaaataaaagcaAGAAGATAAACACAACtatagaaaaagaatgtcTAGCGAAGATAAGAAACCTGTCGTCGACAAGAAGGAAGAGGCTGCTCCAAAGCCACCATCCTCTGCTGTCTTCTCCATGTTTGGTGGTAAGAAGGCCGAAAAGCCAGAAACCAAGaaagacgaagaagataCCAAGGAGGAAACCAAGAAGGAAGGTGATGATGCTCCAGAATCACCAGATATCCATTTTGAACCAGTGGTTCACCTGGAAAAGGTAGATGTTAAGACAatggaagaagacgaagaagTTCTTTACAAGGTCAGAGCCAAGCTTTTCAGATTCGATGCCGATGCCAAGGAATGGAAAGAAAGAGGTACTGGTGACTGTAAGTTcttgaagaacaaaaagacTAACAAGGTTAGAATATTGATGAGAAGAGACAAGACCTTAAAGATTTGTGCTAACCACATCATTGCTCCAGAATACACTTTGAAGCCTAACGTTGGTTCTGATAGATCTTGGGTGTATGCTTGTACAGCAGATATTGCAGAAGGTGAAGCAGAAGCCTTCACTTTTGCTATCAGATTTGGCAGTAAGGAAAATGCTGATaaatttaaagaagaatttgaaaaagctcaagaaatcaacaaaaagGCTTAGTTTCGATGTGCTTGTTACTTGCGtctagatttttttgttcctaatgtaattttcctttacaGCGtgcatatatatttttatctaCTGTGAGGAAAAGTTGCTCT
This is a stretch of genomic DNA from Saccharomyces cerevisiae S288C chromosome IV, complete sequence. It encodes these proteins:
- the YRB1 gene encoding Ran GTPase-binding protein YRB1 (Ran GTPase binding protein; involved in nuclear protein import and RNA export, ubiquitin-mediated protein degradation during the cell cycle; shuttles between the nucleus and cytoplasm; is essential; homolog of human RanBP1), producing the protein MSSEDKKPVVDKKEEAAPKPPSSAVFSMFGGKKAEKPETKKDEEDTKEETKKEGDDAPESPDIHFEPVVHLEKVDVKTMEEDEEVLYKVRAKLFRFDADAKEWKERGTGDCKFLKNKKTNKVRILMRRDKTLKICANHIIAPEYTLKPNVGSDRSWVYACTADIAEGEAEAFTFAIRFGSKENADKFKEEFEKAQEINKKA